One Carbonactinospora thermoautotrophica genomic window, CCAACCACTGTGGGATCACGGGCAAGCGCCGCCAACAGGGCACGCAGAGCGACCTTCGCCGCGAGGGGAAGCGTCTTGCGGACGGCATCCGCATACGGATCGAAGATGATCCGATACGCCATCAGAGATCGTCCGTTTCGGGGTCATAGGGGATGCCCACGAATGTGCCGGTGGCGATCTCCCGTTCGACCCGCTCGACCTGTTCCCGCGCGCCGGGCTTGGCGCACAGTTGGGCGCGTGGCCACCAGCGTTCCACGGCGTCGAAGGCGTCGGCGAGGTCGAAGGTCTCCTTGGCCTTGTCCAGAGCGGCCCGCCACTCGGCCTCGAACTCCTCGCGCCAGTCGGGGTCGAGCATGTCCCGGACGGCGGTGGCGGTCCTCGGCACGCGCGGCGCGTAGGGGCTCACGACCTCATCGACCCCCGCAGGGGCGGGGCCGCCAGTCTCCGCTGGCACGGGCTTGATGCTGGCCAGGTACTCCCGTTCCTCGCGGGCGGCCTGCTCCCGCCCGCCGGGCCTCTGGCAGAGCTGGGCGCGTGGCCACCAGTCCTCCACCAGCGCGGCGACCGCTTGACCTTCCGGGAACTTCTCGTCCTGGGCGAGGGCCTGCCAGTAGGCGTGCTCGAACTGTGCCCGCCAGTCCGGGTCGAGGGCTTCCCGCACCGCGGCGGGGGTCTTGTCCACGCGGGGGGTGTGGGGAGTCACGACGGGGATGTCGTCGCTGCGGCTCATGCGCGGGATTGTGCCGTCCGCGCGGGTCCGGCGGTGCCCAGTCGTGGTGTCCTGTAGCCCGTCCGGGTGAGGGGTTGGCGCATACCCGCCACATACAACGAGAACCGCCCGGTCCCTCACACGAGGGGCCGGACGGCTTCGCTGTTCTCAGGCCGCGGGTGCTGGCCGTAGCCTGAGACGTGATCTAGTCGCTAAGAGGATACGGGCTCCGCCGGCACTGGAGCACTTCCGGGCGGCGGATCTTCGTACCCGTCACCTGTGCTGGAGGTGACCGGTGCCAGCCGAAGAGCTGACCATCGGCAAGCGCATCCGCGCCTGCCGCCGCTTCCGGGGTATGACCCTGCAGGAACTCGCCGACCTCTCGGGCCTGTCGAAGAGTTTCCTGTCGATGGTCGAGAACGGCCAACGGACCATAGATCGGCGCTCGCACCTGGATGCCATCGCTGACGTGCTGCAGGTGTCCTTGAGCGAGATCACCGGGCAGCCCAGCGCGAGCGTCGACCGGGCGAGCATCGCGGCACACGCGGCCGTGCCGGCGTTGCGTGTCGCGCTGATGGACAGCACGCTCGACGACCCGCCCGAGGTGCCCGCGCGGCCGTTGCCAGACCTCACCGAGGACATGCGCGCCGCTGCGCCGCTGCGCAGGCGGAGAGACTACGCGAGGCTCGGCAAACTGCTGCCCGATGTCATCACTGAGCTGCACGTCATCGCGTCCACCGGGAGCAGCGCGCAGCGTGCCGAGGCGCTGCGGCTGCTCATCCAGGCGTGCCAAGCCGCGGGGTTCATGCTCAAGTACCTGGGGTACGCGGATCTGGCCGCGTTCGCCGCTGAACGGGCGCGGGACGCGGCTGAGCGCCTGGACGATCCGGTATGGACGGGTGTGGCCGAGTTCATGCACTCCCACGCTCTCATGTCCGCACGAGCCCGGTCTCGCGCCCTGCGCACCAGTGTCCGCGCGGCCGAGCGGCTGGAACACCATCTGGACGACGGGCCAACGGCCGAGATGTACGGGATGCTGCACCTGACAGCAGCGCTCGCGAACGCCACCCTCTCGCAGGACAGCACAGCGTGGGATCACCTCGACGAGGCAGCCCAGATCGCCGCGCGCACCGGTGAATGCCCCGCTGAGCCGCTGCACATGGGATTCGGGCCGACGAACGTGGGGTTCTGGCGTGTGGCCGTGGCGCTGGAGTTGGGTGAGCCAGACAAGGCCGTCGAAGCGGCGCGCGAGGTGGAACCGGGCCGGCTTGGTGCGGGACGGCAGGCGGCGTACTGGAGTGACGTGGGTCGGGCGCTGGCGCAGATACCAGGCAAGCAGCGGGAGGCGGTCAAGGCGCTGCGCACGGCTGAGCGGCTGGCGCCGCAGATGGTCCGGGCGAACCCGATGGTGCGCGACACGGTGGCCACGATGCTGAACCGGGCTCGCGCGCAGGCGGGCGACCGGGACCTGCGCGGCCTGGCATACCGGATGGGCATCCCGCACTGAGTTCACAGCAGTGAACTTTCCGGGCGTGATCTTCCCTACGGTCTCCCTCGTCGTGACAGAGAGTAGCGGCGCTGCTACGTGATGATGAGGGAGACCGTATGGTCAGCCGCGAGACTCTTGAACACACTCTCGCCGCGTTACGCGATCAGCCGGCCCAGCCGCCCGTCCCGATCCGCCTGGTCCCGGGCGGAACCCCGCTGCCGGCCCGGACCCCGGCCGGGATCCCCAGACAGCACCGAGGTGAGGGCCGGTGACCATCCCCCCGCGGCAGAGCCCCAACGGCCACGTCACCCACTTCCCGCCGGCCCCGCCCACGCTGGAGGAATACCTGCGGGACATCCGCGCCGGGGCGCAGATCCAGAACCCGACCCTGGCCGACCTGATGACCTACCGGGAATGGACCGGCCTGCTGGCCGGTCTGGTGGTGAGCCTGCTCGACACCCACCCGAACACATCCGGCCCAGCGTCGAAGCCCACGCCAGGAGCTGGGGGTGGAAAGGGTGACCGAGCCGATCACCGGGATGCGCGCCGTGGTCGACCCCGCGTGTGCCACCTGCCACGGCACCGGCCAGGTGAACGGCAACCCGTGCGGCCCGTGCTCGCTGCCGCTGACCCCGAGCGAGATCGCCTTCCTGTACGGGAAGAAGGTGCCCGATGCGCCGGCTCAGCCGTGAGGCCGAGGTCACGCTGATCCTGCTCCTCGGCCTGGCCCTGCTCGCGCTACCCGGCCTGCTCTACGCCCTGGGCTGGCTACCCCGCTGACCAGCCCAGCCCGGCCGCCCCGACCCTCGCCGCCTCCCCGGGGCGGGGACGGCCCCCGCACGGCCCGGCCGGCACACCGTCCCCCGGGGTGCCCGCCGGCCGGGCCCTCGTCGAGTGTGCGTGTCGTCACACGTGTGTGACGACACGCACACTCGACGGGTCGGCGACGCCACCGAAGCCGGCGGGCCGTTCGGGCTAAAGGGTCGCAAGGAACCAGCAGCTACAGCCTCGACGGATCTTCCGGCCGTCATAGTTGGGGCATGCGAATGCGACTGCTGATGTGTGACCATCCGGCGTGGCAGCGTGCCGAGGACGGGACCGCGTACCGGGTCGTCCGTGGTGAGGGCTCCTTGTGGCTCGTCACGTGGCGGCGCGGCGACCAACCGGAGACGAGGTTCCTCGGCGGCTCGGACGCCGCCGGTCCGCACATGGACGTCTTCGTCGCGCCGCCCGGTGGTCACCGTCTGCCCGCGGCGCTGTCGTCGGCGCTGGTCGCTCTCGGGCCGGTCGGACGCGTGCGCAATCCCGACCTGTGGGACGCGTTCGCGAACTCGATCATCCGGCAAGTCATCCGCGCCGGCCACGCACGCAAGCTGTACCGGCGCTTCGCCGAAGCCTTCGGCGAACGCGTCGAGACCCCGCACGGGCCGGCATGGTTGTTCCCGAGCCCGGAGACCATCGTCGATTTGGACGACGATGCGTTTCGGGCGATGGGCCTGACGTTCCATGCGCCCGCGCTGCGCGCTGCCGCGCTGGCCTACTCCGAACGCGGGGAGAAGTGGCTCACCCTCGCCCCATGCGACCTGTTCGAGGAGTTGCAGACCGTGACCCGCGTGGGTTCCTGGTCGGCGGGCGCGACGGTCGCGGACTTCCTGCACGACTGGTCGCTGTACCCCTACGGCGACCGCGCCGTCCGTACCTGGGCGACGCGCGCCGGAGGGACCTTGTGGCCGGACTCCGAGTCGGAGTTCGCGCGCGCCTGGCAGGCGGCGACCGGCGCTCACCTGTCCACGCTCACCCTCTTGACACTCGCTTGGGGGGTAACCCATGGAGACACCGGCTAGGCCGATCGTCGGCAGTTCGATCAACAGTCTGATCAGTGGAGCCGACCTCGACCGGGAGATCGACGCCGAAGCCCACGGCCTACCCGTCCGCGTGGTACGAGAGCTGATCAACCAGCTCCAGCCGCGCTGGGTGGGCTTCCACCTCCTCGCTCCCACCTACCCGGTCAGCGCTGCACGCCGACCGCGTCGAGCAGCAGGTACGGCCGGCCACGGGTGCCGACGACCACGACCTTGAGCGTGTGCGTCCCGCGCGCGGGCGACAGCGCCGGGGTCGTGTACAGGGTCTGGCGCACCTTCGTGCTGGAGCTGTAGGTGTCCACCGTGGCCAAGTACCTGCCGTCCACGTAGATCTTGATCTGGCCGCATGAGGCGCACCTGTCGCCGACCACGTGGAACCTGGTGGCGTACTGCTGCAGCGTGAAGTACGCCCCGGCCGCGCTGGACCGCTTGACCGTGGTGTAGTACCGGCTGGAGGGCGCGACGTTCGTCCAGGTGCCGTAGTACTTGAGCGCGGTCGAGCGGTCGTCGTACGGCGTGACCATCGGGTACATCCCCGTCCACGGGCCGACGTTGCCCTTGGTATCGATCGCCTGGACCCGGAAGTAGTACGTGTTGCCCTGGGACCCGGTGAAGGTCGCGCTGGTGGCGGCGGTGCCGTTCTGCCAGCGCTTCCACGCCGCGTACGACCAGGTGCCGTTGCTGTTGCGCACCGGGTAGGTGTACTCCACGTTGTACTTGTTGCCGCTGCCCGGAGCGCTCCACCTGATCGGCACCGCCGTCGTCGTGGACACCGCGGTC contains:
- a CDS encoding DUF6247 family protein; this translates as MSRSDDIPVVTPHTPRVDKTPAAVREALDPDWRAQFEHAYWQALAQDEKFPEGQAVAALVEDWWPRAQLCQRPGGREQAAREEREYLASIKPVPAETGGPAPAGVDEVVSPYAPRVPRTATAVRDMLDPDWREEFEAEWRAALDKAKETFDLADAFDAVERWWPRAQLCAKPGAREQVERVEREIATGTFVGIPYDPETDDL
- a CDS encoding helix-turn-helix domain-containing protein; the encoded protein is MPAEELTIGKRIRACRRFRGMTLQELADLSGLSKSFLSMVENGQRTIDRRSHLDAIADVLQVSLSEITGQPSASVDRASIAAHAAVPALRVALMDSTLDDPPEVPARPLPDLTEDMRAAAPLRRRRDYARLGKLLPDVITELHVIASTGSSAQRAEALRLLIQACQAAGFMLKYLGYADLAAFAAERARDAAERLDDPVWTGVAEFMHSHALMSARARSRALRTSVRAAERLEHHLDDGPTAEMYGMLHLTAALANATLSQDSTAWDHLDEAAQIAARTGECPAEPLHMGFGPTNVGFWRVAVALELGEPDKAVEAAREVEPGRLGAGRQAAYWSDVGRALAQIPGKQREAVKALRTAERLAPQMVRANPMVRDTVATMLNRARAQAGDRDLRGLAYRMGIPH
- a CDS encoding DNA glycosylase family protein produces the protein MRMRLLMCDHPAWQRAEDGTAYRVVRGEGSLWLVTWRRGDQPETRFLGGSDAAGPHMDVFVAPPGGHRLPAALSSALVALGPVGRVRNPDLWDAFANSIIRQVIRAGHARKLYRRFAEAFGERVETPHGPAWLFPSPETIVDLDDDAFRAMGLTFHAPALRAAALAYSERGEKWLTLAPCDLFEELQTVTRVGSWSAGATVADFLHDWSLYPYGDRAVRTWATRAGGTLWPDSESEFARAWQAATGAHLSTLTLLTLAWGVTHGDTG